A region from the Alosa alosa isolate M-15738 ecotype Scorff River chromosome 7, AALO_Geno_1.1, whole genome shotgun sequence genome encodes:
- the LOC125298463 gene encoding uncharacterized protein LOC125298463: MSQYLIILSFLVSVLEGVESEVITVQEGQDANIKCSHAVAHDNVKYFCRHPCRDEDVLITSKDQYDSQPRISLVDHGTGKFDVTISKVTSTDAGTYYCGVDRYIKDTFEKVILHVICAQTTQPSVTQPGPSTDSDEEDKEDDASEKNNTDNSDFSPRTKSGPVPKDTSDQAQTEPSGLVYIGAGLAVVVFALVLSLFMFYKRKTRGRKTSAPSAGHTPNTGLGNNHQVQCDYAEVTISPGNPASSHSTDPSVPPLSNQNPDSVDYSTVCFDRDEASLQYATVRFTDPPAGGDKKGSTLGSVIYSTINL; encoded by the exons ATGAGTCAATATCTGATCATATTATCTTTCCTCGTTTCTG TTCTCGAGGGTGTGGAGTCTGAGGTCATCACTGTGCAAGAGGGACAAGATGCCAACATCAAATGTTCTCATGCAGTGGCACATGACAATGTTAAATACTTCTGCAGACATCCATGTAGAGATGAAGATGTCCTTATCACATCTAAGGACCAGTATGACTCTCAACCAAGAATTTCACTGGTTGACCATGGGACTGGGAAGTTTGATGTCACCATCTCTAAAGTGACGTCTACAGATGCCGGGACATACTACTGTGGAGTTGACCGCTACATCAAAGACACGTTTGAAAAAGTCATTTTACACGTGATTTGTG CCCAAACCACACAGCCATCTGTTACACAGCCTGGGCCAAGCACGGACTCTGATGAAGAAGACAAAGAAG ATGATGCCAGTGAGAAGAACAACACGGACAATTCAGACTTTTCTCCTCGGACAAAATCAGGGCCAGTACCAAAGGACACATCCGACCAAGCTCAGACAGAACCAA GTGGTCTTGTGTACATCGGTGCTGGTCTGGCTGTGGTGGTGTTTGCGTTGGTCCTCAGCCTCTTCATGTTCTACAAACGGAAGACCAGAGGCAGGAAGACATCAG CTCCCTCTGCTggacacacaccaaacactggCTTAGGAAATAATCACCAG GTCCAGTGTGACTATGCTGAGGTCACAATCAGCCCTGGTAACCCCGCCTCCAGTCACAGCACAGACCCATCAGTCCCGCCACTGTCCAATCAGAATCCAGACTCAGTAGACTACTCCACAGTCTGCTTTGACCGAGACGAGGCGTCTCTCCAGTACGCCACTGTGAGATTCACTGACCCACCAGCAGGGGGCGACAAAAAAGGAAGTACCCTCGGGTCAGTGATCTACTCCACCATCAACCTCTAG